Proteins co-encoded in one Acinetobacter lwoffii genomic window:
- the aceE gene encoding pyruvate dehydrogenase (acetyl-transferring), homodimeric type — MAFYGDTDAQETQEWQDAFDSVLQHMGTERAAFLLEKLYQRAIAKHVPIQRLNTPYLNTISVEEQPAMPGDQDMERRIRALIRWNALAMVLRANKTGDDLGGHLASFASSATLYDVGFNHFFRANSDSFGGDMIYYQGHCAPGIYARSFLEGRLTEEHLNNFRREVGGKGLPSYPHPYLMPDYWQFPTVSMGLGPIMSIYQAHIQKYLMNRGLIKEEDRKVWAYLGDGEMDEPESLGAISLAGREKLDNLIWVVNCNLQRLDGPVRGNGKIIQELESLFRGAGWRVIKVVWGRHWDPLLDKDKSGALKAVMEEAVDGDFQRYQVKGGAYAREKFFGKYPEAKELVKDLSDEDIDNLNRGGHDPYKVFAAYAEACTAKGQPTVILAKTVKGYGLSEEIEAVNKTHQIKKMQINSLKYVRDRFNLPFTDEQLEEVPFYRPSENSPELKYMKARREALGGYLPARRKESEQLAIPGLSVFDSVLAGSNGKEQSTTMVMVRLISALLKEKAIKDRVVPIVPDEARTFGLEGMFRQLGIYAAHGQKYTPEDQEQLMHYREAKDGHMLQEGINEAGAMSAWAALATSYSTNNLPMIPMYMYYSMFGFQRIGDIAWAAGDAQAQGFLLGATAGRTTLNGEGLQHQDGHSHILANTIPNCVSYDPCFGYELAVIVHDGLQRMYVNQERVFYYLTVMNENYEHPEMPKGVEEGIKRGMYLLEEDEKATVQLLGSGVILREVIKAAKILREEYQIHSNVYSVTSFNELARDGMACEEYNRLHPLAEDVKEAWVSKQLRGTEGIVVSATDHMRAYSEQIRAYLPDGRPFVALGTDGYGRSDTRANLRSYFGVDAAHIVVATLKKLADEGEVDARLVKDAISTFELDTDRPVAWAPQETPSVHAVADYKEEN; from the coding sequence ATGGCGTTTTATGGCGATACAGACGCGCAAGAAACCCAAGAATGGCAAGATGCATTTGACTCTGTTTTGCAGCACATGGGCACTGAGCGTGCAGCATTTTTGTTAGAAAAACTTTATCAACGCGCAATTGCAAAGCATGTTCCTATTCAGCGTTTAAATACTCCCTACTTAAATACGATTTCTGTTGAAGAACAACCTGCCATGCCGGGCGACCAGGACATGGAGCGTCGTATTCGCGCGCTGATCCGTTGGAATGCCTTGGCAATGGTCTTACGCGCGAATAAAACCGGTGATGATCTCGGTGGTCACCTGGCGAGTTTTGCTTCTTCCGCAACCCTTTATGATGTGGGCTTTAACCACTTCTTCCGCGCCAATAGCGATAGCTTCGGCGGCGACATGATCTATTACCAGGGTCACTGTGCACCTGGTATTTACGCGCGTTCATTTTTAGAAGGTCGTTTGACAGAAGAGCATTTGAATAATTTCCGTCGTGAAGTGGGCGGTAAAGGTTTGCCATCTTATCCGCACCCTTATTTGATGCCGGACTACTGGCAGTTCCCAACCGTATCGATGGGTCTTGGACCAATCATGTCGATTTATCAGGCACATATTCAAAAGTACCTGATGAACCGTGGCCTGATCAAAGAAGAAGATCGTAAGGTTTGGGCGTATTTGGGCGATGGCGAGATGGACGAGCCGGAAAGCCTGGGTGCAATTTCTCTGGCAGGTCGCGAAAAGCTCGATAACCTGATCTGGGTGGTGAACTGTAACTTGCAACGTCTGGATGGTCCGGTACGTGGTAATGGCAAGATCATTCAGGAACTTGAGTCACTATTCCGCGGCGCAGGCTGGCGTGTGATTAAAGTTGTGTGGGGCCGTCATTGGGATCCACTACTGGATAAAGATAAATCCGGTGCACTGAAAGCAGTGATGGAAGAAGCAGTCGATGGCGATTTCCAGCGTTACCAGGTAAAAGGTGGTGCTTACGCGCGTGAAAAGTTCTTCGGTAAATATCCAGAAGCCAAAGAGCTGGTGAAAGATTTAAGCGATGAAGATATTGATAATCTGAACCGCGGTGGTCATGACCCGTACAAAGTTTTTGCTGCTTATGCTGAAGCATGTACGGCTAAAGGTCAGCCGACCGTGATTCTGGCGAAAACCGTGAAAGGTTATGGTTTGTCCGAGGAAATCGAAGCAGTCAACAAAACTCACCAAATCAAGAAGATGCAAATCAATTCTTTGAAATATGTGCGTGACCGATTCAATCTTCCTTTCACTGATGAACAGCTTGAAGAAGTACCATTCTACCGTCCAAGCGAAAATTCGCCTGAATTGAAATATATGAAGGCACGTCGTGAAGCATTGGGTGGTTATCTGCCTGCACGTCGTAAGGAAAGCGAACAGCTGGCGATTCCTGGACTTTCAGTATTTGATTCGGTCTTGGCCGGTTCAAATGGTAAAGAACAATCGACCACGATGGTGATGGTGCGTTTAATCTCTGCACTTCTTAAAGAGAAAGCGATTAAAGACCGTGTTGTGCCAATCGTGCCTGATGAAGCCCGTACTTTCGGTCTGGAAGGGATGTTCCGTCAGCTCGGTATTTATGCCGCGCATGGCCAGAAATATACCCCGGAAGACCAAGAACAGCTGATGCATTACCGTGAAGCCAAAGACGGTCACATGTTGCAGGAAGGGATTAACGAAGCCGGTGCGATGAGTGCATGGGCAGCATTGGCGACCAGTTATTCAACCAATAACCTGCCAATGATTCCGATGTACATGTACTACTCGATGTTTGGTTTCCAGCGTATTGGTGATATTGCCTGGGCAGCCGGCGATGCACAGGCACAAGGCTTCTTGCTGGGTGCAACTGCGGGTCGTACGACACTGAACGGTGAAGGCTTACAGCATCAGGATGGTCACTCACACATCTTGGCCAATACCATTCCAAACTGTGTCTCTTATGACCCATGTTTCGGTTATGAATTGGCAGTGATCGTGCATGACGGTTTACAGCGTATGTATGTGAACCAGGAACGTGTGTTCTATTACCTGACCGTGATGAACGAAAACTACGAGCATCCGGAAATGCCAAAAGGTGTTGAAGAAGGCATTAAGCGTGGTATGTACTTACTGGAAGAAGATGAAAAAGCCACTGTTCAGTTACTGGGCTCAGGTGTAATCCTGCGTGAAGTGATCAAGGCGGCGAAGATTCTGCGTGAAGAATATCAAATTCATTCAAATGTCTACAGCGTGACCAGCTTCAATGAACTGGCACGTGACGGTATGGCATGTGAAGAATACAACCGCTTGCATCCGCTGGCTGAAGACGTAAAAGAAGCATGGGTATCGAAACAGCTTCGCGGTACTGAAGGTATCGTCGTGTCTGCAACCGATCATATGCGTGCTTATAGCGAACAGATCCGTGCTTATCTTCCAGATGGCCGTCCATTCGTAGCATTGGGTACTGACGGTTATGGCCGTTCAGATACACGTGCCAACTTGCGTAGTTACTTCGGTGTTGATGCTGCCCATATTGTGGTTGCAACCCTGAAAAAACTGGCAGATGAAGGTGAAGTTGATGCGCGCCTGGTAAAAGATGCGATCTCGACTTTTGAGCTTGATACAGATCGTCCAGTGGCTTGGGCACCGCAAGAAACCCCATCTGTACATGCTGTTGCTGACTACAAAGAGGAGAACTAA